The following are encoded in a window of Pseudalgibacter alginicilyticus genomic DNA:
- a CDS encoding DUF6913 domain-containing protein gives MILRAFKENSNKKYLNNLLSKRKVDVMDGKIESLGIILNVDELADFDLFRAIASDLKVHPNNLKVIAFSSNEKDEFNSWDLCFNPKDFGWRGYIKNVELQAFLNTKFDALISYYTHENLELKLLTASSKAKFKIGNLQTDTRLNDLIIKTDIKEFEVFSGELLKYLMILNKIKNEQ, from the coding sequence ATGATTTTAAGGGCTTTTAAGGAGAATTCAAATAAAAAATATTTAAACAATTTGTTGTCTAAACGTAAAGTTGATGTAATGGATGGCAAAATTGAAAGTTTAGGAATTATTTTGAATGTTGATGAATTAGCTGATTTTGATTTATTTAGAGCCATAGCTTCAGATTTAAAAGTGCATCCTAATAATTTAAAAGTAATAGCTTTTTCATCTAATGAAAAAGATGAATTTAATTCTTGGGATTTATGTTTTAATCCAAAGGATTTTGGCTGGAGAGGGTATATAAAAAATGTAGAATTGCAAGCGTTTTTAAATACCAAGTTTGATGCGTTGATTAGTTATTATACACATGAAAATTTAGAATTGAAGTTACTTACAGCTTCATCTAAAGCAAAATTTAAAATAGGTAATCTGCAAACAGATACCCGTTTAAATGATTTGATTATTAAAACCGATATAAAAGAATTTGAAGTATTTAGCGGAGAGCTTTTAAAATACTTAATGATATTAAATAAAATTAAAAATGAGCAGTAA
- the dapA gene encoding 4-hydroxy-tetrahydrodipicolinate synthase, whose product MSSKFLGTGVALVTPFKSDLTIDRDALINIVNFNIDNGTDYLVICGTTGESATLTKQEKIDVVKIISETNNGRLPLVLGIGGNNTTQVIEEIKTTDLNNIDAILSVSPYYSKPTQEGIYQHFKAISEASPVDIILYNVPGRTSKNIEVETTLRLANDFKNIVGVKEAGNNVSQYLELIKNKPEDFLIISGDDDLALGIVLAGGAGVISVIGQAFPKAFSDMIRLGLKGDAKTAYSIHFKLMDVIGYIFEENNPSGIKAVFEALNLSQDTVRLPLVPATNQLKSKINSFVKAFY is encoded by the coding sequence ATGAGCAGTAAATTTTTAGGCACTGGCGTGGCGTTAGTTACACCGTTTAAATCAGATTTAACTATTGACCGTGACGCATTAATAAACATTGTCAATTTTAATATTGATAATGGTACCGACTATTTAGTAATATGTGGGACAACTGGCGAAAGTGCTACTTTAACAAAACAAGAAAAAATAGACGTTGTTAAAATTATATCTGAAACTAACAACGGCCGTTTACCATTGGTTTTAGGAATTGGAGGCAATAATACCACTCAAGTAATAGAAGAAATAAAAACAACAGATTTAAACAACATTGATGCTATTTTGTCTGTTTCTCCATATTATAGTAAACCTACCCAAGAAGGTATTTATCAGCATTTTAAAGCTATTTCGGAAGCCAGTCCTGTAGATATTATTTTGTATAATGTACCAGGCAGAACCTCTAAAAATATTGAAGTTGAAACTACTTTAAGGCTGGCAAATGATTTTAAAAATATAGTAGGTGTTAAAGAGGCAGGAAATAATGTGTCGCAATATTTAGAGTTGATAAAAAATAAACCGGAAGATTTTTTAATTATCTCTGGTGATGATGATTTGGCATTAGGTATTGTGTTAGCAGGAGGAGCTGGAGTTATTTCTGTAATTGGTCAAGCGTTTCCAAAAGCATTTTCTGATATGATTCGATTAGGACTAAAGGGAGATGCAAAAACAGCATACAGCATTCATTTTAAATTAATGGATGTTATTGGTTATATTTTTGAAGAAAATAATCCCTCTGGAATTAAAGCTGTTTTTGAAGCTTTAAATTTAAGCCAAGATACTGTGAGATTGCCATTGGTGCCAGCTACAAATCAACTTAAAAGCAAAATAAACAGTTTTGTTAAGGCGTTTTACTAA
- a CDS encoding DNA-directed RNA polymerase subunit omega, translating to MDLKKTNAPVNTMTYDRNQIDEPTENIYEAISIISRRAEQINTEIKKELIDKLEEFATYNDSLEEIFENKEQIEVSKFYEKLPKPHALAVQEWLTDKIYFRNTEEDNQ from the coding sequence ATGGATTTAAAAAAAACCAATGCTCCGGTTAACACCATGACTTACGATAGAAATCAAATTGATGAGCCAACTGAAAATATTTATGAGGCTATTTCTATTATTTCTAGACGTGCAGAACAAATCAATACTGAAATTAAAAAAGAATTGATTGATAAGTTAGAAGAATTTGCAACTTACAACGACAGTCTTGAAGAGATTTTTGAAAACAAAGAGCAAATTGAAGTTTCTAAATTTTATGAAAAATTGCCTAAACCTCATGCATTAGCAGTTCAGGAATGGCTAACTGACAAAATTTACTTCAGAAATACTGAAGAAGATAATCAGTAA
- a CDS encoding outer membrane protein assembly factor BamD gives MNKFFYILLTLIVLSSCSEYQKVLKSEDIASKFKMGEEFYNNEDYAKANKLFAQIVPNYRGKPQAEKLMYLYSNSFYKMRDYYVAGYQFERFASSYPKSEKAEEAAFLAAKSYYMLSPVYTKDQTDTKDAIEKLQEFINVYPKSEYLDEASKLVRELDFKLEQKAYGIAKQYNHISDYPASIKSFDNFLFDFPGSSLREKVLFYRLDSAYKLAINSIEYKKTLNGIVHLKKDRLETAKEYYEGFKKSYTSSEFMEEVDQMALEIENALKAYSTKDNI, from the coding sequence ATGAATAAATTTTTTTACATATTACTAACACTCATCGTTTTAAGTTCTTGTAGTGAGTATCAAAAGGTTTTAAAGTCTGAAGATATTGCTTCTAAATTTAAAATGGGTGAAGAGTTTTACAATAACGAAGACTATGCTAAGGCTAATAAACTTTTTGCTCAAATTGTTCCTAATTATAGAGGAAAACCCCAAGCAGAAAAGTTAATGTACTTATATTCTAATTCATTTTATAAAATGAGAGATTATTATGTAGCTGGTTATCAATTTGAGCGTTTTGCTTCTAGTTATCCAAAAAGTGAAAAGGCTGAAGAAGCAGCTTTTTTAGCAGCAAAAAGTTATTATATGCTATCACCAGTATATACAAAAGACCAAACAGATACAAAGGACGCTATTGAAAAACTTCAAGAGTTTATTAATGTATATCCAAAATCAGAATACCTTGATGAAGCTAGTAAATTGGTTAGGGAGTTAGATTTTAAGTTAGAACAAAAAGCTTATGGTATAGCCAAGCAATATAATCACATATCCGATTATCCAGCTTCTATAAAATCATTCGACAATTTTCTTTTTGATTTTCCAGGATCATCATTAAGGGAAAAAGTATTGTTTTACAGATTGGACTCGGCATATAAATTGGCTATAAATAGTATAGAATACAAAAAGACTTTAAATGGTATTGTACATTTAAAGAAAGATCGTTTAGAAACGGCTAAAGAATATTACGAAGGTTTTAAGAAGTCGTATACCAGTTCAGAATTTATGGAAGAGGTAGACCAAATGGCCTTAGAAATAGAAAACGCATTAAAAGCATATAGCACTAAAGATAATATATAA
- the coaBC gene encoding bifunctional phosphopantothenoylcysteine decarboxylase/phosphopantothenate--cysteine ligase CoaBC has product MSIISGKNILLGVSAGIAAYKTASLVRLFVKAGAHVKVVMTPTSKEFVTPLTLSTLSKNPVYSSFTNEDDDNSVWNSHVDLGLWADIFIIAPATANTLSKMANGVCDNLLLATYLSAKCPVYFAPTMDLDMYKHESTHKSFNVLKSYGNIMIPATSGELASGLVGEGRMAEPEDILSFLENDILDKLPLRGKKVLITAGPTYEAIDPVRFIGNHSSGKMGFEIAKSAANLGAEVVLISGPTHQKVTHGLIQVIPVVSAEDMYHEAHKYFPETDVAILSAAVADFKPKQIAAQKIKKKESALTIELEKTKDILASLGTIKKHQFLVGFALETNNELENAKDKLKKKNLNLIVLNSLNDKGAGFKTETNKVTFIDAKEFITEYPLKSKAAVANDLLLEIIKQIDA; this is encoded by the coding sequence ATGTCAATAATAAGCGGCAAAAATATACTATTAGGCGTTAGTGCTGGTATTGCCGCTTATAAAACAGCTTCACTTGTAAGGTTATTTGTTAAAGCTGGCGCACACGTAAAAGTGGTTATGACGCCAACTTCTAAGGAATTTGTAACACCTTTAACCTTATCAACCCTTTCAAAAAATCCGGTATATTCATCTTTCACAAATGAAGATGATGATAACTCCGTTTGGAATAGTCATGTAGATTTAGGCTTATGGGCAGATATATTTATTATAGCACCAGCTACAGCAAATACCTTGTCTAAAATGGCAAATGGAGTTTGTGACAATCTCCTTTTAGCAACGTATTTATCTGCTAAATGTCCTGTGTATTTTGCTCCTACGATGGATTTGGATATGTATAAACATGAAAGTACACATAAGTCTTTTAATGTTTTAAAAAGCTATGGAAATATTATGATTCCTGCAACGAGTGGAGAATTAGCAAGTGGTTTGGTAGGAGAAGGAAGAATGGCGGAGCCAGAAGATATACTTAGTTTTTTAGAAAACGATATTTTAGATAAACTACCGCTTCGTGGAAAAAAAGTATTGATAACTGCAGGTCCTACCTATGAGGCGATAGACCCGGTAAGATTTATAGGAAATCATTCTAGTGGGAAAATGGGGTTTGAAATAGCTAAATCAGCAGCAAATTTAGGAGCCGAAGTTGTTTTAATTAGCGGACCTACACATCAAAAAGTAACGCATGGTTTAATACAAGTTATTCCGGTTGTTAGTGCAGAAGATATGTACCATGAAGCTCATAAATATTTTCCGGAAACTGATGTGGCTATACTATCAGCCGCAGTTGCTGATTTTAAACCAAAACAAATTGCTGCTCAAAAAATAAAAAAGAAAGAATCTGCGTTAACAATAGAGTTAGAGAAAACAAAGGATATTTTAGCCTCATTAGGGACTATTAAAAAACATCAATTTTTAGTTGGTTTTGCTTTAGAAACGAATAATGAGCTTGAAAATGCTAAAGACAAACTAAAAAAGAAGAATTTAAATTTAATTGTTTTAAATTCGTTGAACGATAAAGGTGCTGGTTTTAAGACAGAAACTAATAAGGTTACTTTTATTGATGCAAAAGAGTTTATAACTGAATATCCGTTAAAGTCAAAAGCTGCTGTTGCCAACGATTTATTGTTAGAAATTATAAAACAAATTGATGCGTAA
- a CDS encoding DUF4835 family protein, which yields MRNIVTIFLLCFNVIGFSQELNGNVVVNARQTGDENIQVFKTLEKQLNEFLNNTKWTNRTFAAQERINCNMVISITEYSGESFSGTIQVQSTRPVYGSSYSTPIYNINDKDFSFRYLEFQNLSFSPNQYESNLVSVIAYHVYIILALDAESFAKGGGDPYFNQAQTIVNYSQQENYKGWKLSDGLQSRFVLIDNILSPTFKEFKDVMYTYHREGLDVMSDNPKAGKENIAASLNQFVTMNSRRPNSFLLRTFFDAKADEIEQVFSDGPNVNIAKVKENLQKVAPMHSAKWQNIKF from the coding sequence ATGCGTAATATTGTAACAATCTTTTTATTGTGTTTTAATGTTATTGGTTTTTCACAAGAACTGAATGGCAACGTGGTCGTGAATGCTAGACAAACGGGTGATGAAAATATTCAGGTTTTTAAAACTTTAGAAAAACAACTTAATGAATTTTTAAACAATACCAAATGGACCAATAGAACTTTTGCTGCTCAAGAACGTATCAATTGTAATATGGTTATTAGTATTACTGAATATAGTGGGGAGTCTTTTTCAGGAACTATTCAGGTTCAATCTACGCGACCTGTGTATGGTTCTTCATATTCAACGCCTATTTATAATATTAATGATAAAGATTTTTCTTTTAGATACTTAGAATTTCAAAATTTAAGTTTTAGTCCGAATCAATACGAATCTAATTTGGTTTCGGTCATTGCTTATCATGTATATATAATTCTTGCTTTAGATGCAGAATCATTTGCTAAAGGCGGCGGTGATCCTTATTTTAATCAGGCACAAACAATTGTAAATTATTCACAGCAAGAAAATTATAAGGGTTGGAAATTGTCTGACGGATTGCAAAGCAGATTTGTATTAATTGATAATATTTTGTCTCCAACATTCAAAGAATTTAAAGATGTTATGTATACTTATCACAGAGAAGGATTGGATGTTATGAGTGATAATCCAAAAGCAGGAAAAGAAAATATTGCAGCATCTCTAAATCAGTTTGTAACTATGAATAGTCGCAGACCAAATTCTTTTTTATTGCGTACTTTTTTTGATGCTAAAGCAGATGAAATTGAGCAGGTTTTTTCTGATGGTCCTAACGTGAATATTGCCAAAGTTAAAGAAAATCTTCAAAAAGTAGCTCCAATGCACTCAGCAAAATGGCAAAACATTAAGTTTTAA